The Anastrepha ludens isolate Willacy chromosome 2, idAnaLude1.1, whole genome shotgun sequence genome contains a region encoding:
- the LOC128867392 gene encoding piggyBac transposable element-derived protein 4-like: MSYEETQRRLVRVFEAADQDDSCDDSGSDFEIDNVGQRSSESDSEQEVGLPNEEENEAEGSEERESNDNRPYFTGKNGTKWFSVPERSNVRTRSENIIRERQGVKDIGKNAKTAVECWKLFLTDEILQEILLHTNSQINLKRTACENSHVKKYIMADLSSSELKAFIGLLYLAGQFKANKLNLKDLWISDGSGVEIFRTTMTLKRFQFIQNCLRFDDKNTRSERKATDNLAAIRSFFEKFVANCQIVYTPSEYTTIDEQLPSFRGRCSFRQYMPNKPNKYGLKIYALVDAKSFYVINLEIYPGKQPTGPYALSNKAYDVVDRLVAPISKTNRNVTFDNWFTSYPLMLHLLKEHRLTSTGTVRKNKPEIPSQMLQTRNREIPSTVFGFQKDISLLSHVPKKNKVVLLMSTLHHDDSVVADTNGTQKPEMIIFYNQTKGGVDVVDELCTNYDVSRNTKRWPMVIFYAVLNMAGINSIIVYKSNNSSNLSRRNFLRDLGIGLVSEHLQNRKENQHLPRELRKRILDQVDEPSHSQRPPNKVPKPIRRCQICPTKKDRKTKHTCYKCNRYLCMEHAVFTCQDCAQTEDDYENSE; this comes from the coding sequence atgtcATACGAAGAAACCCAAAGAAGATTAGTGAGGGTTTTCGAAGCAGCTGATCAGGATGATTCTTGTGATGATTCTGGTAGTGACTTCGAAATTGATAATGTTGGCCAAAGAAGCTCTGAAAGTGATTCGGAACAAGAGGTAGGATTACCGAATGAGGAAGAAAACGAAGCTGAGGGATCTGAAGAACGTGAAAGCAATGATAACAGACCATATTTTACTGGAAAGAATGGTACAAAGTGGTTTAGTGTACCAGAAAGGTCTAACGTGCGTACGAGATCAGAAAACATTATAAGGGAAAGGCAGGGCGTAAAAGATATTGGCAAAAATGCAAAGACAGCTGTTGAATGTTGGAAACTCTTTCTTACTGATGAGATTTTGCAAGAAATATTGTTACATACAAATAGTCAAATAAATCTGAAGAGAACTGCTTGTGAAAATAGTCACGTAAAGAAATATATCATGGCAGACTTGTCATCGTCAGAATTAAAGGCTTTTATCGGTCTCTTGTATCTTGCAGGACAGTTCAAAGCAAATAAGCTGAATTTGAAGGATCTGTGGATAAGTGATGGATCAGGGGTTGAGATTTTTAGGACAACGATGACTTTGAAGagatttcaatttattcaaaacTGTTTACGGTTTGATGATAAGAATACTCGGAGCGAAAGAAAAGCTACTGATAATTTGGCTgccattcgttcttttttcgagAAGTTCGTAGCAAATTGCCAAATTGTTTATACACCATCTGAGTATACAACTATAGATGAACAACTTCCATCGTTTCGAGGCCGTTGCAGTTTTCGCCAGTATATGCCCAATAAGCCAAACAAATATGGCTTGAAAATATATGCCTTGGTTGATGCAAAGTCGTTTTACGTCATCAATCTTGAAATTTACCCAGGAAAACAACCAACAGGCCCTTACGCTCTCAGTAACAAAGCTTATGATGTTGTGGACAGACTTGTGGCTCCAATTTCCAAAACCAATCGCAATGTCACCTTTGATAACTGGTTTACCAGTTATCCGTTGATGTTACACTTATTGAAAGAACATCGTTTGACAAGCACAGGCACTGTTCGAAAAAATAAGCCCGAGATTCCAAGTCAGATGCTCCAAACGCGTAACCGAGAGATCCCCAGCACAGTGTTTGGATTTCAAAAGGATATATCTTTATTGTCCCAtgtgccaaaaaaaaacaaggttgTTTTGTTGATGTCAACATTACATCACGATGATAGCGTTGTTGCTGATACTAATGGCACACAAAAACcagaaatgattattttttataatcagaCCAAGGGAGGCGTTGATGTTGTAGATGAGCTGTGCACCAACTACGATGTTTCGCGAAATACAAAGCGCTGGCCAATGGTGATTTTCTATGCAGTTTTGAACATGGCTGGTATAAATAGCATAATAGTTTACAAGTCCAATAATAGTAGCAATTTGTCACGCCGAAATTTTCTTAGAGACCTGGGTATTGGATTGGTTTCAGAACATTTACAAAACAGAAAGGAAAATCAGCATTTACCCCGAGAGCTTCGCAAACGAATTCTGGACCAAGTGGATGAACCCTCACACTCACAACGACCTCCAAATAAAGTTCCTAAGCCTATCAGGAGATGTCAAATATGCCCTACTAAAAAAGATCGCAAGACTAAACACACTTGTTATAAATGCAATCGCTATTTATGTATGGAACATGCTGTTTTCACGTGTCAAGATTGCGCTCAAACTGAAGATGATTACGAGAACTCTGAATAA